Proteins from a genomic interval of Aquila chrysaetos chrysaetos chromosome 20, bAquChr1.4, whole genome shotgun sequence:
- the OGG1 gene encoding N-glycosylase/DNA lyase, whose translation MKLRDAPSACPSLWRCLPCPPAELRLDLVLSSGQTFRWWESSPGAWTGVLGGRVWTLRQERDRLWYTVYGDEDDDDRDGRPAEAAKPDGAETDRVLRDYFQLDVGLPALYRAWGEADPLFRKVADDFPGVRVLRQDPVECLLSFICTSNNHISRITAMIERLCRAFGRRLCRLDARPFHAFPSLSALAGADAEARLRALGFGYRAKFVSGSARAIAEGLGAEGLRQLRAVPYAEARRVLCALPGVGAKVADCVCLMALDKAEAVPVDTHVWRIARQRYGAALGGRSLTARAHQEIGDFFRGLWGPRAGWAQAVLFCADLRQGQQPAGSRDRAGGGRGKGSHEEEPP comes from the exons ATGAAGCTGCGGGACGCCCCGTCCGCCTGCCCGTCCCTCTggcgctgcctgccctgcccgccggcCGAGCTGCGCCTGGACCTGGTGCTGTCGTCGGGACAGACGTTCCG GTGGTGGGAGAGCAGCCCGGGGGCCTGGACGGGCGTGCTGGGGGGACGCGTCTGGACGCTGAGGCAGGAGCGGGACCGGCTCTGGTACACGGTGTACGGCGACGAGGACGACGACGACCGCGACGGGCGTCCCGCCGAGGCGGCGAAGCCGGACGGCGCCGAGACCGACCGGGTCCTGCGCGACTACTTCCAGCTGGACGTGGGGCTGCCGGCCCTGTACCGCGCCTGGGGGGAGGCCGACCCCCTCTTCCGTAAGGTGGCCGATGACTTCCCAG GGGTGCGGGTGCTGCGGCAGGACCCCGTCGAGTGCCTCCTCTCCTTCATCTGCACCTCCAACAACCACATCTCCCGCATCACCGCCATGATCGAGCGCCTCTGCCGGGCCTTCGGCCGACGCCTCTGCCGCCTCGACGCCCGGCCCTTCCAcgcttttccctccctctcgGCGCTCGCAG GCGCCGACGCCGAGGCCCGGCTGCGGGCGCTGGGCTTCGGGTACCGGGCCAAGTTCGTCAGCGGGAGCGCACGGGCCATCGCCGAGGGCCTGGGTGCCGAGGGGCTGCGCCAGCTGCGCGCCGTGCCCTATGCCGAGGCCAGGAGGGTGCTGTGCGCCCTGCCCGGCGTGGGTGCCAAG GTTGCCGACTGCGTCTGCCTGATGGCCCTGGACAAGGCGGAGGCGGTGCCGGTGGACACGCACGTCTGGCGCATCGCGCGGCAGCGTTACGGCGCGGCGCTGGGCGGCAGGAGCCTGACCGCCCGGGCCCACCAGGAGATCG GCGACTTCTTCCGGGGGCTGTGGGGCCCCCGTGCCGGCTGGGCGCAGGCA GTCCTCTTCTGCGCCGACCTCCGCCAGGGCCAGCAGCCAGCCGGCAGCCGGGAtcgggccggggggggccgaGGCAAGGGCAGCCATGAGGAAGAGCCCCCCTAG